In a genomic window of Microbacterium amylolyticum:
- a CDS encoding GNAT family N-acetyltransferase, which translates to MGYHVRRDAQGRGYATEAAQACLAEARRRGVSDPFSGHHPPRKQRHRVLRERLELRYSRSPRCADRCSGGRRASRRIARGGHRTRG; encoded by the coding sequence GTGGGTTACCACGTGCGACGTGACGCCCAGGGTCGTGGATACGCCACGGAAGCGGCGCAGGCGTGCCTCGCCGAGGCCAGGCGTCGAGGGGTTTCCGACCCGTTTAGCGGCCATCATCCACCCCGAAAACAGCGCCACCGTGTACTGAGGGAACGACTCGAGCTCAGATACTCCAGGTCGCCTCGGTGCGCGGATCGGTGCTCAGGAGGCCGGCGAGCCAGCCGTCGAATCGCACGTGGCGGCCATCGAACTCGTGGCTGA
- the ribH gene encoding 6,7-dimethyl-8-ribityllumazine synthase, which translates to MAGSGAPVQDAVDATGMRVVIIAGTWHDEISNGLIAGAERYLEAANADYRLVRVPGSFELPLVAKAALEGGADAVVALGVIIRGGTPHFDFVSSAATEGLTRVALDTGKPVGFGVLTLDDEQQGIDRAGLPGSKEDKGNEAADAAVRTALLLRTL; encoded by the coding sequence ATGGCAGGTTCCGGAGCACCGGTTCAGGATGCCGTCGATGCCACAGGCATGCGCGTTGTCATCATCGCGGGTACGTGGCACGACGAGATCTCGAACGGCCTGATCGCGGGCGCAGAGCGCTACCTGGAAGCAGCGAACGCCGACTATCGCCTCGTGCGGGTTCCGGGGTCGTTTGAGCTTCCCCTCGTTGCGAAGGCGGCGCTCGAGGGTGGCGCTGATGCGGTCGTGGCGCTCGGCGTGATCATTCGCGGCGGAACGCCTCACTTCGATTTCGTTTCCTCGGCCGCCACCGAGGGGCTGACGCGTGTGGCGCTCGACACCGGAAAGCCCGTGGGCTTCGGTGTGCTCACGCTGGACGACGAACAGCAGGGTATCGACCGCGCAGGGCTTCCCGGATCGAAAGAGGACAAGGGGAACGAGGCGGCCGACGCTGCTGTGCGCACGGCCCTTCTTCTTCGCACGCTGTAG
- the trpS gene encoding tryptophan--tRNA ligase — protein sequence MQPSADSLQIGNYIGALMQWRTMQDTYDAFFTVVDLHAITVPQDPKELREKTRRTAAQYIAAGIEPAKSTLYVQSQVPAHAELAWILSTVTGFGEASRMTQFKDKSQRYGADKASVALFTYPVLMAADILLYQAKVVPVGDDQKQHVELTRNLAERFNARFGQTFTIPDPVIQKDTARIYDLQEPTSKMSKSAESQAGVLYLLDDINVTAKKIMRAVTDSDGIVRYDRENKPGVSNLLTIYAALTGRQIGAIEDEYAGRGYGDFKKGLRDVIVAEFEPVRARALELLEDPAELDRLLGANAARASEVAEKTLAQVYERVGLLRAPGRG from the coding sequence ATGCAGCCCTCCGCCGATTCTCTCCAGATCGGCAACTACATTGGCGCGCTCATGCAGTGGCGCACGATGCAGGACACCTACGATGCGTTCTTCACCGTCGTTGACCTGCATGCCATCACGGTGCCGCAGGATCCGAAGGAGCTGCGGGAGAAGACCCGTCGCACCGCTGCGCAGTACATCGCCGCCGGCATTGAGCCCGCGAAGTCGACGCTGTATGTGCAGTCGCAGGTTCCGGCGCATGCCGAGCTCGCCTGGATTTTGTCCACCGTCACAGGTTTCGGCGAGGCCAGCCGGATGACGCAGTTCAAGGACAAGTCGCAGCGCTACGGTGCTGACAAAGCCAGCGTTGCGCTGTTCACGTACCCCGTGCTGATGGCAGCCGACATTCTGCTCTATCAGGCCAAGGTTGTTCCCGTCGGAGACGACCAGAAGCAGCACGTTGAGCTCACCCGCAACCTCGCGGAGCGCTTCAATGCGCGGTTCGGCCAGACGTTCACGATCCCCGACCCGGTGATCCAGAAAGACACGGCACGTATCTACGATCTGCAGGAGCCGACATCCAAGATGTCGAAGTCTGCCGAGTCGCAGGCCGGCGTGCTCTATCTGCTGGACGATATCAACGTGACCGCGAAGAAGATCATGCGCGCCGTCACGGACAGCGATGGCATCGTTCGGTACGACCGCGAAAACAAGCCCGGGGTCTCAAACCTCCTCACGATCTATGCGGCCCTCACAGGACGGCAGATCGGCGCGATCGAAGATGAGTACGCGGGCCGCGGCTACGGAGACTTCAAAAAGGGCCTGCGTGACGTGATCGTCGCTGAGTTCGAGCCGGTGCGTGCACGTGCGCTCGAACTTTTGGAAGACCCCGCCGAGCTCGACCGCCTGCTCGGTGCCAACGCCGCCCGGGCGTCCGAGGTGGCTGAGAAGACGCTCGCGCAGGTGTACGAGCGTGTTGGCCTGCTCCGAGCTCCCGGCCGTGGCTGA
- a CDS encoding response regulator transcription factor has protein sequence MAQLLVLSSSHSANPVLPALELLSHRVRQIPAEPAQLVNAPSADVIFVDGRGDLVGAKSLCKILRTTGLDSPLMLIVTEGGLTAVSADWGIDDVILVDAGPAEVDARVRLLIGRQDAEPQSTRVQTSGISIDESSYSAKVHGKPLDLTYKEFQLLHFFATHPSRVFTREQLLSEVWGYDYFGGTRTVDVHVRRLRAKLGDLEQLIGTVRNVGYRFNVYEDDQVPAPRSRPKSPSQAD, from the coding sequence GTGGCCCAACTGCTCGTTCTCAGCTCATCTCACAGCGCCAACCCGGTCCTGCCGGCGCTCGAACTCCTGAGCCACCGCGTGCGCCAGATCCCCGCGGAACCCGCCCAGCTCGTGAATGCGCCCAGCGCCGATGTCATCTTCGTCGACGGGCGCGGCGACCTCGTCGGCGCAAAGTCCCTGTGCAAGATCCTCCGCACCACCGGACTCGACTCACCGCTCATGCTCATCGTGACCGAGGGCGGTCTCACCGCCGTCTCCGCCGACTGGGGAATCGACGATGTCATCCTCGTCGACGCGGGTCCCGCAGAAGTCGATGCCCGTGTTCGCCTGTTGATCGGCCGCCAGGATGCCGAACCACAGTCGACGCGCGTTCAGACATCGGGTATCTCGATCGACGAATCCTCCTACTCGGCCAAGGTGCATGGAAAGCCCCTCGACCTCACCTACAAGGAATTCCAGCTTCTGCACTTCTTCGCAACGCACCCGTCCCGCGTTTTCACGCGAGAACAGCTGCTCAGCGAAGTGTGGGGGTACGACTACTTCGGTGGCACCAGAACGGTGGACGTTCACGTGCGCCGTCTGCGCGCCAAGCTCGGCGATCTCGAACAGCTCATCGGCACGGTCCGCAATGTCGGATACCGCTTCAACGTGTACGAAGACGATCAGGTGCCGGCACCCCGTTCTCGACCAAAATCACCATCGCAAGCCGATTAG
- a CDS encoding NUDIX hydrolase, translating to MTGTLVSSLPDETTRSARHVFAAGGVVWRFVAGELRVLLVHRTKYRDFSFPKGKVEGTESLAETAVREIREETGIAGNLGPSLGTVQYRLPSGRDKTVHYWTVEAREDAVRMSTFRPGREIAGIEWATLAEARERLSYPVDGLILDEFEKVVAAGGLGTFPIVLMRHGHAESASKAGGVDADRKLTKRGETQAAGAVGSLVAFGVKGIHSSPATRCVQTMTPLAKTLGREIHRHKSLSQDRWQDGLTDPQLIVGQRVAKTKATIFCSHAPVLPLVMDALVLATGTVRTSHIGDATRLATAGFTVAHISRTNPGSGIIAIESHASRA from the coding sequence GTGACCGGAACACTCGTATCGTCCCTTCCGGATGAGACGACCCGCTCAGCGCGACACGTGTTCGCCGCGGGCGGGGTGGTGTGGCGCTTTGTCGCGGGAGAACTCAGGGTCCTTCTTGTGCACCGCACGAAGTACCGCGATTTCTCGTTCCCCAAGGGCAAGGTCGAAGGCACCGAGTCGCTAGCCGAAACGGCCGTGCGAGAGATTCGTGAAGAGACGGGGATCGCGGGAAACCTCGGTCCGTCACTTGGCACGGTGCAATACCGCCTGCCATCTGGCCGCGACAAGACGGTGCACTATTGGACGGTTGAGGCCAGAGAAGACGCCGTCCGCATGTCGACGTTCCGGCCGGGGCGCGAGATCGCCGGCATCGAGTGGGCGACGCTGGCCGAGGCTCGTGAGCGCCTCAGCTACCCGGTTGACGGGCTCATCCTGGACGAGTTTGAAAAGGTCGTTGCCGCCGGTGGCCTCGGCACCTTCCCCATCGTGCTGATGCGGCATGGGCATGCGGAGTCGGCCTCGAAGGCCGGAGGAGTCGACGCCGATCGCAAGCTCACCAAGCGTGGTGAGACCCAGGCTGCGGGGGCCGTCGGATCGCTTGTCGCCTTCGGTGTCAAGGGTATCCACTCCTCACCGGCGACACGGTGTGTGCAGACCATGACGCCCCTGGCGAAGACGCTCGGCCGCGAAATCCACCGGCACAAGAGCCTCAGCCAGGACAGGTGGCAGGACGGGCTGACCGACCCGCAACTGATCGTCGGGCAGCGCGTCGCCAAGACGAAGGCGACCATCTTCTGCTCGCACGCACCCGTTCTCCCGCTGGTGATGGATGCTCTCGTTCTCGCGACCGGAACCGTGCGCACGAGCCACATCGGCGATGCCACACGCCTCGCCACGGCGGGGTTCACCGTTGCGCACATCAGCCGCACGAATCCAGGATCAGGGATCATCGCGATCGAGTCCCATGCATCACGGGCGTAG
- a CDS encoding GNAT family N-acetyltransferase — MAEPVTLRTDRLVLTPPTSADADAVYEACQDPEIQKFTTVPSPYRHDHATGFIALTEKGWADGTSFTWAFRAGGEFAGLVGLDDVRDGSAEIGFWAAPSARGSGYVTEAARAAVDFAFGPMRLSRLEWHAVVGNEASARVAQKLGFQLEGTRRSALSHEFDGRHVRFDGWLAGLLSTDPRTEATWSI, encoded by the coding sequence GTGGCTGAGCCGGTTACGCTCCGAACTGACCGCCTCGTTCTGACCCCGCCGACGTCTGCCGACGCCGACGCCGTCTACGAGGCATGCCAGGATCCGGAGATCCAGAAGTTCACAACAGTTCCCTCCCCCTACCGCCACGATCACGCGACGGGGTTCATCGCCCTGACGGAAAAGGGCTGGGCCGACGGCACATCCTTCACGTGGGCCTTCCGCGCGGGCGGTGAGTTCGCTGGCCTGGTCGGGCTGGACGACGTTCGCGACGGCTCAGCAGAGATCGGCTTTTGGGCCGCCCCGTCTGCGCGCGGAAGCGGCTATGTCACCGAAGCCGCCCGTGCGGCCGTTGACTTCGCGTTCGGGCCTATGCGGCTGTCCAGACTCGAATGGCACGCGGTCGTCGGCAACGAAGCGTCCGCTCGTGTGGCCCAGAAGCTGGGCTTCCAGCTGGAGGGCACACGGCGCAGCGCCCTCAGCCACGAGTTCGATGGCCGCCACGTGCGATTCGACGGCTGGCTCGCCGGCCTCCTGAGCACCGATCCGCGCACCGAGGCGACCTGGAGTATCTGA
- a CDS encoding Fe-S protein yields the protein METLRSIVVLVHLIGFAALFGAWLVEAVSGRREITKLMNWGLAIALVAGLALAAPWGLGDGDLNHMKVGIKLIVVVIVGALLGIGAAKQKRTGSVPAGLFWSVGILTAANAGLAVIW from the coding sequence ATGGAGACGCTGCGGAGCATTGTTGTGCTCGTTCACCTGATCGGATTTGCTGCCCTGTTCGGCGCGTGGCTTGTGGAGGCCGTCTCCGGCCGCCGCGAGATCACGAAGCTCATGAACTGGGGCCTCGCGATCGCCCTCGTGGCTGGTCTCGCCCTCGCCGCCCCGTGGGGTCTCGGCGACGGCGATCTGAACCACATGAAGGTCGGCATCAAGCTGATCGTCGTTGTGATCGTCGGAGCGCTTCTGGGCATTGGCGCTGCGAAGCAGAAGCGCACGGGTTCGGTTCCGGCAGGGCTGTTCTGGTCGGTGGGAATTCTGACGGCGGCCAACGCCGGGCTCGCCGTCATCTGGTAA
- the ribD gene encoding bifunctional diaminohydroxyphosphoribosylaminopyrimidine deaminase/5-amino-6-(5-phosphoribosylamino)uracil reductase RibD codes for MATPAEIAAMRRGLELATRGPASRNPQVGAVILSASGDVIAEGWHRGAGTPHAEVDALSHLPADAARGATAVVTLEPCNHTGRTGPCAEALVTAGVARVVYAIDDPGDREAGGARRLRSAGIDVEGGVLADEGHALLDPWLTVRRLGRPHVTVKWAQSLDGRAAAADGSSQWITGAQARHDVHRRRSEADAIVVGTGTLIADDPALTARNGDTLFARQPVPVVIGTRPLSRDAKIWQHPQEPLLFATYDLAAVLDELADRGLHRVFIEGGPTLASAFLAQGLVDRLLAYIAPTLIGGPRHAITDIGVASIGAQMRLTIDQLLPLGGDVLVVATPESAVH; via the coding sequence ATGGCCACACCAGCGGAGATCGCCGCGATGCGTCGCGGGCTCGAACTCGCGACCCGTGGACCGGCCAGTCGCAACCCGCAGGTGGGCGCTGTCATCCTGTCCGCATCCGGAGACGTCATCGCCGAGGGATGGCATCGCGGGGCCGGAACCCCGCACGCCGAAGTCGATGCGCTCTCCCACCTCCCCGCCGATGCGGCGCGCGGTGCCACGGCGGTTGTCACGCTGGAACCCTGCAACCACACCGGCAGAACGGGGCCGTGCGCCGAGGCACTCGTGACAGCGGGCGTTGCCCGCGTCGTCTACGCCATCGACGATCCCGGCGACCGCGAGGCGGGCGGCGCTCGCCGCCTCCGCTCGGCGGGGATCGACGTTGAGGGCGGCGTGCTCGCGGACGAGGGCCACGCGCTCCTCGACCCGTGGCTCACCGTGCGACGGCTGGGGCGCCCACATGTCACCGTGAAATGGGCGCAGAGCCTCGACGGCCGGGCCGCCGCCGCCGACGGATCCAGCCAGTGGATCACGGGCGCGCAGGCGCGTCACGACGTGCACAGGCGACGCTCCGAGGCCGACGCGATCGTCGTCGGAACCGGAACGCTGATCGCTGACGACCCCGCGTTGACGGCGCGAAACGGTGACACCCTCTTCGCCCGGCAGCCCGTTCCCGTTGTCATCGGGACGCGGCCGCTGTCGCGTGACGCGAAGATCTGGCAGCACCCGCAGGAGCCCCTGCTGTTTGCAACGTACGATCTCGCCGCTGTTCTGGACGAGCTGGCTGATCGCGGATTGCATCGCGTGTTCATCGAAGGCGGACCGACGCTCGCCAGCGCGTTTCTTGCGCAGGGACTCGTCGACCGTCTGCTTGCCTATATCGCCCCCACTCTGATCGGCGGGCCGCGGCACGCCATCACCGATATCGGCGTCGCATCGATCGGTGCTCAAATGCGCCTGACGATCGACCAACTCCTTCCCCTCGGCGGCGACGTTCTCGTCGTCGCGACCCCTGAAAGCGCGGTGCACTGA
- a CDS encoding Gfo/Idh/MocA family protein, whose translation MHSEAAVLAGRLIDDGAIGRVVHVTGMGPHRIGIPQSRPEWFFDREKFGGIICDLGSHNFEQMLHFTAARSSSERRDTSNCANTPTLPPRTPPAMYSS comes from the coding sequence GTGCACTCTGAAGCGGCAGTTCTCGCCGGACGCCTCATCGACGACGGCGCGATCGGACGCGTTGTTCACGTCACGGGAATGGGCCCGCACCGCATCGGGATCCCGCAGTCACGGCCGGAGTGGTTCTTCGACCGCGAGAAATTCGGCGGCATCATCTGCGATCTGGGAAGTCACAACTTCGAGCAGATGCTCCACTTCACGGCCGCGCGTTCCTCATCGGAACGGAGGGATACATCGAACTGCGCAAATACACCAACGTTGCCGCCGAGAACACCCCCGGCCATGTATTCCTCGTGA
- a CDS encoding riboflavin synthase, protein MFTGLIEEIGRISAIEESGDGIRLTISAPAATVGAHHGDSIAISGVCLTVVDQTEGGFTADVMKQTLDMSTLGDLAVGAHVNVERALATGDRLGGHIVQGHIDGTGVIAEVRPGDEWQVVRVSIPAHLAPLVVDKGSVTLDGTSLTISDVSPPDAPEQWLEVSLIPETLRATTLGERVPGDRLNIETDILARHVQRLAAFATIAEGSAQ, encoded by the coding sequence ATGTTCACAGGACTCATCGAAGAGATCGGTCGCATTTCGGCGATCGAAGAGTCGGGCGATGGTATTCGCCTGACCATCAGCGCCCCGGCCGCGACGGTCGGTGCACACCACGGCGACTCGATCGCGATCAGCGGTGTGTGCCTGACGGTTGTCGACCAGACCGAGGGGGGCTTTACCGCCGATGTGATGAAGCAGACGCTCGACATGTCCACCCTGGGCGATCTCGCCGTCGGGGCGCACGTCAACGTGGAACGCGCTCTCGCAACAGGCGATCGCCTCGGCGGCCACATCGTCCAGGGCCACATCGACGGCACGGGTGTCATCGCCGAGGTGCGTCCGGGGGACGAGTGGCAGGTGGTGCGGGTGTCGATTCCGGCACATCTCGCTCCCCTCGTCGTCGACAAGGGGTCGGTCACGCTCGACGGCACCTCGCTGACGATCAGCGATGTCAGCCCCCCGGATGCCCCGGAGCAGTGGCTTGAGGTATCGCTGATCCCCGAAACCCTCCGCGCCACAACGCTGGGGGAACGCGTCCCCGGCGACCGCCTCAACATCGAAACCGACATCCTCGCGCGCCACGTCCAGCGGCTTGCGGCGTTCGCGACGATTGCAGAAGGATCCGCGCAATGA
- a CDS encoding RNA degradosome polyphosphate kinase: MSETAIVDTGLGDAEDDDFDDLFEEASSELPEHRYTDRELSWLRFNQRVLELAEDPTVPLLERTNFLAIFASNLDEFFMVRVAGLKRRIVTGLAVPTNIGTPAQRVLEAIGREAHTLQERHARAWAEGVRPALEEEGITIAEWSELTDFERASLYEYFHDYVFPVLMPLAVDPAHPFPYISGLSLNLAVRVRHSRTGREEFARIKVPPMLPRLVRVPERDTDRVRYLPLESLIAQNLSELFPGMEVLDHHAFRLTRNEDMVIEEDETENLIQALEQELLRRRFGPPIRLEITDDMDDLTLGLLIEELDISEQEVYRLPAPLDQRALFQLSELDRPDLKHNKHVPVTAAAFAPTDSDSKHARADIFAAIRKGDVLVHHPYESFATSVQAFLEQAASDPHVLAIKQTLYRTSGDSPIVKSLIKAAEAGKQVLALVEVKARFDEANNIEWARILEKAGVHVVYGIVGLKTHCKIASVVREENGRLRHYTHVGTGNYNPKTSRIYEDFGLFTCDPVVGRDVTRLFNELSGYAIEKKFSRLLTAPLHLRKGLLRLIERERQNALAGKPARVRIKVNSMVDEQIIDALYRASMAGAKVDVWVRGICSLRVDLPGVSDNIRVRSVLGRYLEHARIFAFENDGSPEVFIGSADMMHRNLDRRVEALVQITRPAQITELTDYLDLAMDDGTATWHLGENGTWTRHRVDADGKPLVELQDQRMKFIQRRRSPRRTRTTT; this comes from the coding sequence ATGAGTGAAACTGCCATCGTCGATACGGGCCTCGGTGACGCCGAGGATGACGATTTCGACGACCTCTTTGAGGAAGCGAGTTCGGAACTTCCCGAGCATCGCTACACCGACCGCGAACTGAGCTGGCTCCGGTTCAACCAGCGCGTTCTTGAGCTCGCGGAGGACCCAACGGTTCCGCTGCTCGAGCGCACGAACTTCCTCGCCATCTTCGCGAGCAACCTCGATGAGTTCTTCATGGTGCGCGTGGCAGGGCTCAAGCGCCGCATCGTCACGGGCCTGGCCGTTCCGACCAACATCGGCACGCCCGCTCAGCGTGTTCTGGAAGCGATCGGCCGCGAGGCACACACGCTGCAGGAGCGCCACGCGCGCGCCTGGGCGGAAGGCGTGCGCCCGGCGCTCGAAGAAGAGGGCATCACGATCGCCGAATGGTCCGAACTGACCGACTTCGAGCGTGCGAGCCTCTACGAGTACTTCCACGACTACGTCTTCCCCGTGCTGATGCCGTTGGCCGTTGACCCGGCACACCCCTTCCCCTATATCTCGGGGCTCTCGCTCAACCTGGCCGTTCGCGTTCGCCACTCCCGCACGGGCCGTGAAGAGTTCGCACGCATCAAGGTGCCCCCCATGCTCCCCCGCCTCGTGCGGGTGCCGGAGCGCGACACCGATCGCGTGCGTTATCTGCCCCTGGAGTCCCTCATCGCCCAGAACCTCTCGGAGCTGTTCCCGGGAATGGAGGTTCTCGACCACCATGCGTTCCGTCTCACGCGCAACGAGGACATGGTGATCGAAGAGGACGAGACCGAGAACCTGATCCAGGCTCTCGAACAGGAGTTGCTGCGCCGCCGGTTCGGCCCGCCGATTCGTCTGGAAATCACGGACGACATGGACGACCTGACCCTCGGCCTGCTGATCGAAGAGCTCGACATCTCGGAGCAGGAGGTCTACCGCCTTCCCGCTCCCCTCGACCAGCGCGCGCTGTTCCAGCTGAGCGAGCTCGACCGTCCCGACCTCAAGCACAACAAGCACGTTCCCGTCACGGCCGCGGCCTTCGCTCCCACCGACAGCGATTCGAAGCACGCCCGCGCCGACATTTTCGCGGCGATCCGCAAGGGTGATGTTCTCGTGCACCACCCGTATGAGTCGTTTGCCACCAGCGTTCAGGCATTCCTCGAGCAGGCAGCCAGCGATCCTCACGTTCTCGCCATTAAGCAAACCCTGTACCGCACCTCGGGTGATAGCCCGATCGTCAAGTCGCTGATTAAGGCGGCTGAGGCGGGTAAGCAAGTACTGGCACTCGTTGAAGTTAAGGCCCGGTTCGACGAGGCCAACAACATCGAGTGGGCGCGCATTCTCGAAAAGGCCGGCGTGCACGTTGTGTACGGCATCGTCGGCCTGAAAACGCACTGCAAGATCGCGTCGGTTGTCCGCGAAGAGAACGGCCGCCTGCGGCACTACACGCACGTCGGAACGGGAAACTACAACCCCAAGACCAGCCGCATCTACGAAGACTTCGGCCTCTTCACGTGCGACCCGGTTGTGGGCCGCGATGTGACGCGCCTGTTCAACGAGCTGTCCGGCTATGCCATCGAGAAGAAGTTCTCGCGGCTACTGACGGCTCCCCTGCACCTGCGCAAGGGGCTGCTCCGCCTGATCGAGCGCGAGCGGCAGAACGCCCTCGCGGGCAAGCCCGCACGCGTGCGCATCAAGGTGAACTCGATGGTCGACGAGCAGATCATCGACGCGCTCTACCGGGCGTCCATGGCGGGCGCAAAGGTCGATGTGTGGGTTCGCGGTATTTGCAGCCTCCGCGTTGATCTTCCTGGTGTCAGCGACAACATCCGTGTTCGTAGTGTGCTTGGCCGCTACCTCGAGCATGCCCGAATCTTCGCCTTCGAAAACGACGGTTCGCCTGAGGTATTCATCGGCAGCGCAGACATGATGCACCGCAACCTCGACCGTCGCGTTGAGGCTCTTGTGCAGATTACGCGTCCTGCGCAGATCACAGAGCTGACCGACTACCTCGACCTGGCCATGGACGATGGCACGGCCACGTGGCACCTCGGAGAGAACGGCACCTGGACCCGGCACCGTGTCGACGCCGACGGGAAACCGCTGGTTGAGCTGCAAGACCAGAGGATGAAGTTCATCCAGCGCCGCCGCAGCCCGCGTCGCACAAGGACCACCACGTGA
- the ribA gene encoding GTP cyclohydrolase II gives MTSDTLPPLSTIDEALDALRAGRPILVADDENRENEGDVILSAQLATPEWIAWTVRYTSGYLCAPMPQEWADRLELAPMVANNEDMRGTAYTVSVDAAHGVTTGISAHDRARTLNVLADPESTATSVIRPGHILPLRARDGGVRERAGHTEAGVDLMRLAGLSPVAVIGEVLAEDGDMMRLPGLLEMGQRDGIPVVTIEQLVAYLGERDPQDDSSHALRSVSLRADTRIPTAHGDMRFLAYRDRVTGTDHLAIVSGGLNSDAPIVRVHSECLTGEAFGSLKCECGPQLDAALATIAEHGGVVIYMRGHEGRGIGLINKLRAYALQERGFDTLDANLELGLPADARDYAAAASILADLGISQIRLLTNNSDKIAQLRSFGIDIVDQVPLIVGVGPNNHQYLETKRDRMGHIIGESELETAVAKMNEGA, from the coding sequence ATGACCTCTGACACCCTTCCTCCGCTGTCGACCATCGACGAGGCACTTGACGCGCTGCGCGCGGGCCGACCCATTCTCGTTGCCGATGACGAAAATCGCGAGAACGAGGGCGACGTCATTCTCTCGGCGCAACTGGCCACACCCGAGTGGATTGCCTGGACCGTTCGGTACACATCGGGCTATCTCTGCGCACCGATGCCACAGGAGTGGGCGGACCGCCTTGAGCTGGCGCCGATGGTGGCCAACAACGAGGACATGCGCGGAACGGCATACACGGTGTCCGTGGACGCCGCGCACGGCGTCACCACGGGAATCAGCGCGCACGATCGCGCGCGCACCCTCAACGTGCTCGCCGATCCCGAATCCACGGCGACCAGTGTCATCCGTCCGGGCCACATCCTTCCGCTGCGCGCTCGGGACGGCGGCGTTCGCGAGCGCGCCGGACATACAGAAGCGGGCGTTGATCTGATGCGGCTCGCTGGTCTGAGCCCTGTTGCCGTGATTGGCGAGGTGCTTGCGGAGGACGGCGACATGATGCGTCTTCCGGGCCTGCTCGAGATGGGGCAGCGCGACGGCATCCCCGTTGTCACCATCGAGCAGCTCGTCGCCTACTTAGGTGAGCGTGACCCGCAGGACGACTCCAGTCATGCGCTCCGCTCCGTGAGCCTCCGCGCCGACACGCGCATTCCCACCGCTCACGGAGATATGCGCTTCCTGGCATACCGCGACAGGGTCACGGGAACCGACCACCTGGCGATCGTGTCGGGTGGGCTGAACAGCGACGCCCCCATCGTCCGCGTGCACTCCGAGTGCCTCACGGGCGAGGCCTTCGGCTCGCTGAAGTGCGAGTGCGGGCCTCAGCTGGATGCAGCTCTCGCCACAATCGCCGAGCACGGCGGTGTGGTGATCTACATGCGGGGGCACGAGGGGCGGGGAATCGGCCTCATCAATAAGCTCCGCGCCTACGCGCTGCAGGAGCGCGGTTTCGACACGCTCGACGCCAATCTCGAGCTGGGGCTGCCGGCCGACGCTCGCGACTACGCCGCGGCGGCATCGATTCTGGCTGATCTCGGTATCAGTCAGATCCGGTTGCTCACGAACAACTCCGACAAAATTGCACAGCTGCGTAGCTTCGGTATCGACATCGTTGACCAGGTTCCGCTGATCGTCGGCGTCGGCCCGAACAACCACCAGTACCTAGAGACCAAGCGCGACCGCATGGGGCACATCATCGGAGAGTCTGAGCTTGAGACCGCCGTCGCAAAGATGAACGAGGGAGCATAA